A single window of Flavobacteriales bacterium DNA harbors:
- a CDS encoding GlmU family protein codes for MKICLFDDKEWDQLLPLTYTRSVSDVRVGILTLREKWEKRSGMECSVYTRAYLQNKYPSEKVQGEYLLINSACIATAELFHAVFELKKGQQLEGRLGWIAKRGEGDPLNDHATFETVIFKGTEARVSFPWDVFSLNRIALEEDFELLTHHRVSQMLSSTNTVIGNGKIFLEEGARVEACILNATDGPIYLGKDAEIMEGSMIRGGLALGEHSTLKLGTKIYGPTTIGPHCKVGGEISNSVIFGYSNKAHDGFLGNSVLGEWCNLGADTNNSNLKNNYGMVKAFSPAQAEMISTGLQFCGLIMGDHSKSGINTMFNTGTVVGVNANVFGGGFPPKHIPSFFWGGADGFETFELERSFDVSQRVMSRRSLSFTDTDREIMRHIFNVTAKFRS; via the coding sequence ATGAAAATTTGTTTGTTCGACGATAAAGAGTGGGATCAACTGCTTCCGCTCACCTACACCCGCTCGGTTTCGGATGTACGGGTAGGAATTTTAACCCTGCGCGAAAAATGGGAAAAACGTTCCGGAATGGAGTGTTCCGTTTATACCCGTGCTTATCTCCAGAATAAATATCCATCGGAAAAAGTCCAGGGCGAATACCTGCTCATTAACAGTGCATGCATCGCTACGGCGGAATTGTTTCATGCGGTTTTTGAATTGAAAAAAGGTCAGCAACTCGAGGGACGATTAGGCTGGATTGCCAAACGTGGAGAAGGGGATCCGCTGAATGATCATGCTACGTTTGAAACGGTGATTTTTAAAGGGACAGAAGCGCGCGTTTCTTTTCCCTGGGATGTGTTTTCTTTAAACCGGATTGCACTCGAGGAAGATTTTGAATTGCTGACTCATCACCGCGTGTCGCAAATGTTGTCTTCTACCAATACGGTTATTGGAAATGGAAAAATATTCCTGGAAGAGGGAGCAAGAGTTGAGGCCTGTATTTTAAATGCAACGGATGGACCCATTTACCTCGGCAAGGATGCAGAAATCATGGAGGGTTCTATGATTCGTGGCGGATTGGCATTGGGAGAGCATTCTACGTTAAAACTGGGGACAAAAATTTATGGTCCCACCACCATTGGTCCACATTGCAAAGTAGGCGGCGAAATTTCGAATTCGGTAATTTTCGGTTATTCCAATAAAGCGCATGATGGATTTTTAGGTAATTCGGTATTGGGAGAATGGTGCAATTTGGGTGCAGATACCAATAATTCGAATTTGAAAAACAATTACGGAATGGTAAAGGCATTTAGTCCTGCCCAGGCTGAAATGATTTCTACGGGATTGCAGTTTTGCGGTTTAATAATGGGCGATCATTCCAAATCCGGAATCAATACCATGTTCAACACCGGCACGGTTGTAGGTGTTAATGCCAATGTATTTGGCGGCGGTTTTCCTCCTAAACACATTCCTTCTTTTTTCTGGGGCGGAGCAGATGGATTTGAAACCTTTGAACTGGAGCGTTCATTTGATGTTAGTCAACGTGTCATGTCGCGCCGTTCCCTCAGTTTCACCGACACCGATCGTGAAATAATGCGCCATATTTTCAATGTTACTGCAAAATTCAGGTCCTGA
- a CDS encoding type B 50S ribosomal protein L31: MKKDIHPENYRLVVFKDMSNDYSFVCRSCAETKDTIVHTDGVEYPLVKLDISYTSHPFFTGKVKLVDTAGRIDKFKSRYDKFKKN; the protein is encoded by the coding sequence ATGAAAAAAGACATTCATCCAGAGAATTACAGATTGGTTGTGTTTAAAGACATGTCCAACGATTATAGTTTTGTTTGCCGCTCTTGCGCAGAAACAAAAGACACTATTGTGCATACCGACGGCGTTGAATACCCGCTGGTAAAGCTTGATATTTCGTACACTTCGCATCCCTTCTTCACCGGTAAGGTGAAATTGGTGGATACTGCAGGTCGTATCGATAAGTTCAAGAGCCGTTACGACAAGTTCAAGAAAAACTAA
- the lon gene encoding endopeptidase La — protein sequence MNENNFGELLEFGGLMEGDTELIPLITPEDEEQMNKEETPDELAILPIRNNVLFPGVVIPITVGRDKSIRLINDAYKAKKVIGVVAQKKQDVEAPGFDDLNKIGTVAQVMRVLRMPDGSTTVIIQGKKRFEMNELISEEPYIRATVKQFMDVPHGLGDDKLEALISSLKDLSMNIIRLNPNIPSEAGFAIKNIESPTFLINFISSNMNATVEEKQMLLEKSDLNSRGELLLSLLSKDLQMLEMKNEIQSKVRVDIDRQQREYFLHQQMKTIQEELGESPVEQESRELKDRAKHKKWSKEVEKHFNKELEKMGRMNPSGAEYSVQLNYLETLVDLPWNVYTKDKFDLKKAQQILDRDHFGLEKVKERIIEYLAVLKLKGDMKSPILCLYGPPGVGKTSLGKSIAEALGRKYVRMSLGGLRDEAEIRGHRKTYVGAMPGRIIQNITKAESSNPVFVLDEIDKTGESYHGDPSSALLEVLDPEQNTSFYDNYLEVDYDLSKVMFIATANNLSTIQPALRDRMEIIEVTGYTIEEKLGIAKQHLIPKLLKEHGYDAKNFKISDAVIEKIIEEYTNESGVRGLEKRIGKLVRNRAKEIALNEKFKAEITEEQASKILGPSHQRDKYENNDHLGVVTGLAWTPVGGDILFIESILTAGKGKLSLTGNLGDVMKESAVIALEFLKSHARELKIDPKAFDQQNVHIHVPEGATPKDGPSAGITMLTALASQFTKRKVKKALAMTGEITLRGKVLPVGGIKEKILAARRAGIQEIILCDKNQKDIEDINPDYIKGLRFHYVNNMMDVLQIALLNDGNVKAKSTVKTSALKKAPKKVVAAVKTKKKALATVKKQKTKKVSGPKKRKK from the coding sequence ATGAACGAAAATAATTTTGGAGAACTTCTGGAATTCGGCGGCCTGATGGAAGGCGATACGGAATTGATTCCGCTGATTACCCCTGAAGATGAAGAGCAAATGAACAAGGAGGAGACTCCTGATGAACTTGCCATTTTACCTATACGAAATAATGTACTGTTTCCCGGTGTTGTTATTCCCATCACGGTAGGCCGTGATAAATCCATTCGCCTGATTAATGATGCCTACAAAGCCAAGAAAGTGATTGGTGTTGTAGCGCAAAAGAAACAAGATGTGGAAGCGCCCGGTTTTGATGATTTGAATAAAATCGGAACGGTGGCACAGGTGATGCGTGTATTGCGTATGCCCGATGGTAGCACCACGGTGATCATTCAGGGTAAGAAGCGTTTCGAAATGAACGAACTGATTTCGGAAGAGCCTTATATCCGCGCTACGGTAAAACAATTTATGGATGTGCCGCACGGACTGGGCGATGATAAACTGGAGGCTTTGATTTCATCGCTGAAGGATTTATCCATGAACATTATTCGTCTTAATCCCAATATACCGAGTGAAGCGGGATTTGCCATTAAAAATATTGAGAGTCCTACTTTCCTGATCAATTTTATTTCTTCTAACATGAATGCAACGGTGGAAGAAAAACAAATGCTCCTGGAAAAATCGGATCTGAATTCGCGCGGTGAATTGTTGCTGAGTTTGCTCAGTAAGGATTTGCAAATGCTCGAAATGAAGAATGAAATTCAAAGCAAAGTGCGGGTGGATATCGATCGCCAGCAAAGGGAATATTTCCTGCATCAGCAAATGAAAACCATACAGGAAGAATTGGGTGAGAGTCCGGTAGAGCAGGAATCGCGGGAGTTGAAGGACAGAGCCAAACATAAAAAATGGTCGAAAGAAGTCGAGAAGCATTTCAACAAGGAGCTGGAGAAAATGGGGCGCATGAATCCGAGTGGAGCAGAATATTCGGTGCAGTTGAATTACCTCGAAACCTTGGTGGATTTACCCTGGAATGTATATACCAAGGATAAATTCGATTTGAAAAAAGCACAGCAGATTCTGGACCGCGATCATTTTGGACTGGAAAAAGTTAAAGAACGCATCATTGAATACCTGGCCGTTTTAAAGTTGAAGGGCGATATGAAATCTCCGATTTTATGTTTGTATGGTCCTCCCGGTGTAGGTAAAACTTCATTGGGAAAATCGATTGCCGAGGCGCTTGGAAGAAAATATGTGCGGATGTCGCTCGGGGGATTAAGAGATGAAGCAGAGATTCGTGGTCACCGCAAAACCTATGTCGGTGCAATGCCCGGACGAATCATTCAAAACATAACGAAAGCGGAATCGTCGAACCCGGTTTTTGTCCTTGACGAAATCGATAAAACGGGAGAAAGTTACCATGGCGATCCTTCTTCTGCATTACTTGAAGTATTGGATCCTGAACAGAACACCAGCTTCTACGATAATTATCTGGAAGTGGATTACGATTTGAGTAAAGTGATGTTCATTGCAACAGCCAATAATTTATCGACCATTCAACCTGCCTTACGCGACAGGATGGAGATTATTGAAGTCACCGGCTACACCATTGAGGAAAAACTCGGAATTGCCAAACAACATTTAATTCCGAAGCTGCTGAAAGAGCATGGATATGATGCGAAGAATTTTAAAATTTCGGATGCGGTCATTGAAAAAATTATTGAAGAATACACCAATGAATCAGGTGTGCGCGGATTGGAAAAACGCATTGGAAAATTAGTGCGTAACCGGGCCAAGGAAATTGCATTGAACGAAAAATTCAAAGCAGAAATTACCGAAGAACAAGCATCAAAAATTTTAGGTCCCTCTCACCAGCGCGATAAATACGAGAACAACGATCATTTGGGTGTAGTCACCGGATTAGCCTGGACCCCCGTTGGCGGTGATATTCTCTTTATCGAATCGATTCTTACCGCCGGAAAAGGGAAATTGAGTTTGACCGGTAATCTCGGTGATGTGATGAAAGAAAGTGCGGTGATTGCACTTGAATTTTTAAAGTCGCATGCGCGTGAATTGAAAATTGACCCGAAAGCATTCGATCAGCAAAACGTACACATCCACGTTCCCGAAGGCGCTACGCCAAAAGACGGACCATCGGCAGGGATTACAATGTTGACCGCCTTAGCTTCGCAGTTCACCAAGCGAAAAGTAAAAAAGGCATTGGCCATGACCGGTGAAATTACCTTGCGTGGAAAAGTATTACCGGTGGGTGGAATCAAAGAAAAAATACTGGCTGCCCGTCGCGCAGGAATTCAGGAAATTATTCTTTGCGATAAGAATCAAAAAGACATTGAGGATATTAATCCGGATTATATCAAAGGACTCCGTTTTCACTATGTGAACAACATGATGGATGTTTTACAGATCGCTTTATTGAATGATGGAAATGTAAAAGCAAAGTCAACGGTAAAGACTTCTGCACTCAAAAAAGCACCGAAAAAAGTTGTTGCTGCAGTGAAAACGAAAAAGAAAGCGCTTGCAACCGTGAAAAAGCAAAAAACAAAAAAAGTTTCTGGTCCCAAAAAACGCAAAAAATAA
- a CDS encoding right-handed parallel beta-helix repeat-containing protein, whose protein sequence is MKKRSRLLLFVPLLLSIALISCRKDRVLEDGSARLDFSNDTIIFDTLFTTVGSTTRQLKVYNNNRGKLKIDRIYLAGAAGNMFRMNVDGVPGTSFSDIEIEAGDSMYIFIEVTLDPNSASTPMLVTDSILFVSNGNVQDVDLVAWGQDAYFHTPPSGATSPFFELPCNDVWTNDKPHVIYGYPVVDSACLLTIQPGTKIYSHVNSALVVYNSGKLQAIGTPGSKIIFQGDRLEPDYDSLPGQWSGIIFLEAGPSALEDCEIRNASVGIRVESITGHIDPITMNYLRIENMSNFGVWNNVAGDMSMTNCMVNNCGQYAFLCTGGGFVHINHCTFANYWSINDRGVPAFGMANFFYDNSGATVLVDLQAEVSNSIIYGNKDNEFVVNMNPGALGDHVFNTCYIKSDQDLSNTSHYISVVKNVFPIFVDANNQDYHLGSNSPCRDNGNVLFRIDFDLDHASRDVIPDIGCFEFH, encoded by the coding sequence ATGAAAAAACGAAGCAGACTGCTGTTATTTGTCCCCCTACTCCTCTCCATTGCACTGATTTCGTGCAGGAAAGACCGGGTTTTGGAGGATGGTTCGGCCAGGCTGGACTTCTCGAACGACACTATAATTTTCGACACCCTCTTCACCACGGTGGGCTCCACTACCCGACAATTAAAGGTGTACAACAACAACCGGGGTAAATTAAAAATCGACCGCATCTATCTGGCCGGAGCTGCAGGAAACATGTTCAGAATGAATGTAGATGGTGTACCCGGAACCAGTTTTTCGGATATCGAAATTGAGGCGGGCGACAGTATGTACATTTTTATAGAGGTAACACTCGATCCGAATTCAGCAAGCACCCCCATGCTGGTGACCGATTCTATTTTGTTCGTCAGCAATGGCAATGTGCAGGATGTGGACCTTGTGGCCTGGGGACAGGACGCCTATTTTCACACGCCGCCAAGTGGAGCTACATCTCCATTTTTCGAATTGCCTTGTAATGATGTTTGGACCAATGATAAACCACATGTGATTTACGGATATCCGGTGGTGGACTCTGCCTGTTTGCTGACCATTCAACCCGGAACTAAAATTTATTCGCATGTCAATTCGGCACTCGTCGTTTACAACAGCGGTAAACTTCAGGCCATTGGAACGCCCGGTTCTAAAATTATTTTTCAGGGCGATCGTTTGGAACCCGATTATGATTCACTACCCGGACAATGGTCGGGAATCATTTTCCTCGAGGCGGGACCATCTGCTTTGGAAGATTGCGAAATCAGAAATGCTTCGGTGGGTATTCGTGTAGAGAGCATTACGGGTCACATCGATCCCATCACCATGAATTATTTGCGCATTGAGAATATGTCGAACTTCGGCGTTTGGAACAATGTGGCCGGCGATATGAGCATGACCAATTGCATGGTGAACAATTGTGGTCAGTACGCTTTCCTTTGCACCGGCGGAGGCTTTGTACATATCAATCACTGCACCTTTGCAAATTACTGGAGCATCAACGATCGTGGTGTACCCGCATTTGGAATGGCCAATTTCTTTTACGACAACAGCGGAGCTACGGTGTTGGTCGATCTGCAAGCCGAAGTAAGTAACAGTATCATTTACGGGAACAAGGACAATGAATTTGTAGTGAATATGAATCCCGGTGCTTTAGGAGATCATGTGTTCAATACCTGTTACATCAAGAGCGATCAGGACCTCAGCAATACGAGTCACTATATTTCCGTAGTAAAAAACGTATTCCCCATTTTCGTGGATGCCAATAACCAGGATTATCACCTGGGTTCCAATTCGCCTTGTCGCGATAACGGCAATGTTCTGTTCCGCATC
- a CDS encoding aspartate aminotransferase family protein, producing MQSNRQLFLSHVAQTSDFPMSVEITGAEGVYMFGPDGKKYLDLIAGISVSNLGHSHPAIVNAVCEQAKKNMHLMVYGEFIQSPQTSLATALHQHTHPSLTHTYFVNSGSEAIEGAMKLVKRYTGRKKIICIENAYHGSTQGALSMIGSKEMQQGFHPLLPDIDRIRLNSFDDLEKINSEIAAVFIEPIQGEAGVRVSNPIWLTALRKKCTEQKTLLVFDEIQSGYGRTGSLFAFHDYEIVPDVLVLAKGMGGGMPLGAFISRAEIMDVLRRDPVLGHITTFGGHPVSCAASLAALQLITSGDLLNQIPAKEALFRSLLVHPRIQEIRGKGLMLAVEIGTFEEVQKIIHACIEKGLITDWFLFCDSALRIAPPLTITEIEIQSACSILLEALNETN from the coding sequence ATGCAAAGCAATCGTCAGTTATTCCTCTCCCATGTAGCCCAAACCAGCGATTTCCCGATGTCGGTAGAAATTACCGGCGCCGAAGGGGTGTATATGTTTGGACCCGATGGTAAAAAATACCTCGATTTAATTGCAGGCATTTCGGTGAGTAATTTGGGTCACTCCCACCCTGCCATTGTAAATGCGGTGTGCGAACAAGCGAAAAAAAACATGCACCTCATGGTGTATGGAGAATTTATTCAGTCGCCCCAAACCTCTTTAGCTACTGCTTTACATCAGCATACGCATCCTTCTTTAACGCATACTTACTTTGTAAACTCCGGCAGTGAAGCGATTGAGGGTGCCATGAAATTGGTAAAGCGTTATACCGGAAGAAAAAAAATCATTTGCATCGAAAACGCCTATCACGGAAGTACGCAAGGTGCTTTAAGTATGATTGGCAGTAAAGAAATGCAGCAGGGTTTTCATCCGCTCTTGCCCGACATAGATCGCATTCGTTTGAATTCCTTCGATGATCTCGAAAAAATCAATTCCGAAATCGCCGCTGTTTTCATTGAGCCGATTCAGGGTGAAGCCGGTGTGCGTGTTTCGAATCCGATTTGGCTGACTGCATTGCGTAAAAAATGTACCGAACAAAAAACCTTATTGGTATTTGATGAAATTCAATCGGGTTACGGAAGAACAGGATCACTTTTCGCCTTTCACGATTATGAAATTGTACCTGATGTTTTGGTTTTAGCCAAAGGAATGGGTGGCGGTATGCCATTGGGTGCTTTTATTTCGCGTGCAGAAATTATGGATGTGTTGCGCCGGGATCCGGTATTGGGACATATCACCACATTTGGTGGTCACCCCGTATCCTGTGCTGCAAGTTTAGCGGCTCTTCAGCTCATCACCTCGGGTGATCTGTTAAATCAAATCCCTGCAAAAGAAGCCTTGTTCCGGAGTTTATTGGTGCATCCCCGCATTCAGGAAATTCGTGGTAAGGGATTGATGCTTGCAGTAGAAATCGGAACGTTTGAAGAGGTGCAAAAAATCATCCATGCCTGCATTGAAAAAGGATTGATCACCGATTGGTTTTTATTCTGCGATTCCGCTTTACGTATTGCACCACCATTGACCATCACCGAAATTGAAATTCAGTCCGCCTGCTCCATTTTACTGGAAGCCCTCAATGAAACGAATTAA